In one window of Streptomyces sp. FXJ1.172 DNA:
- a CDS encoding nicotinate phosphoribosyltransferase: MNTADLGLPVDVPSTALFTDQYELTMLQAALKAGTAERRSVFEVFTRRLPHGRRYGVVAGTGRVLDAVENFRFDAGVLGFLRERGIVDERTLTWLADYRFSGDIWGYPEGEVYFPGSPIMRVEGTFAECVLLETVILSILNHDSAIAAAASRMASAAGDRPLIEMGARRTHELAAVAAARAAYVGGFATTSDLAAGFRYGIPTVGTSAHAFTLLHDRERDAFQAQVDTLGRDTTLLVDTYDVAEAVRTAVEVAGPGLGAVRIDSGDLLLVAHRVRQQLDELGAANTKIVVTSDLDEYAIASLAAAPVDAYGVGTQLVTGSGHPTCSMVYKLVARAESGDPKAPLVPVAKKSSGGKTSVGGRKWAARRLDEDGVAEAEVVGTGPVPPELADRQLLVELVKGGDVLAREPLDVPRDRHIAARANLPLSATQLSRGEPVIPTEYATGRSGS, from the coding sequence ATGAACACAGCGGACCTTGGGCTGCCGGTGGATGTTCCCTCGACGGCGCTCTTCACGGACCAGTACGAGCTGACCATGCTCCAGGCGGCTCTGAAGGCCGGTACGGCCGAACGAAGGAGCGTGTTCGAGGTCTTCACCCGGCGGCTGCCGCACGGGCGGCGCTACGGCGTGGTGGCGGGCACCGGACGCGTCCTGGACGCGGTGGAGAACTTCCGCTTCGACGCGGGCGTCCTCGGCTTCCTGCGCGAGCGCGGCATCGTCGACGAGCGGACCCTGACGTGGCTCGCCGACTACCGCTTCAGCGGTGACATCTGGGGCTACCCCGAGGGCGAGGTGTACTTCCCCGGCTCACCCATCATGCGCGTCGAGGGCACCTTCGCCGAGTGCGTGCTGCTGGAGACGGTGATCCTCTCCATCCTCAACCACGACTCCGCGATCGCCGCGGCCGCCTCCCGGATGGCCTCGGCCGCCGGGGACCGCCCGCTGATCGAGATGGGCGCCCGCCGCACCCACGAGCTGGCGGCGGTGGCCGCGGCCCGGGCGGCGTACGTCGGCGGCTTCGCGACCACGTCGGACCTGGCGGCGGGCTTCCGCTACGGAATCCCGACGGTGGGCACCTCGGCCCACGCCTTCACCCTGCTGCACGACCGCGAGCGGGACGCCTTCCAGGCCCAGGTCGACACCCTCGGCCGGGACACCACCCTGCTCGTCGACACCTACGACGTCGCCGAGGCCGTCCGTACGGCGGTGGAGGTGGCCGGGCCCGGGCTGGGCGCGGTCCGCATCGACTCCGGCGACCTGCTGCTCGTCGCGCACCGGGTGCGCCAGCAGCTGGACGAGCTGGGCGCCGCGAACACCAAGATCGTGGTCACCTCCGACCTGGACGAGTACGCCATCGCCTCCCTCGCCGCCGCCCCTGTGGACGCGTACGGCGTCGGCACCCAGCTGGTGACCGGCTCCGGGCACCCGACCTGCTCCATGGTCTACAAGCTGGTCGCGCGCGCCGAGTCCGGCGACCCGAAGGCGCCGCTGGTGCCGGTCGCGAAGAAGTCCAGCGGCGGCAAGACCTCCGTCGGGGGCCGCAAGTGGGCGGCGCGCCGGCTGGACGAGGACGGCGTCGCCGAGGCCGAGGTCGTCGGCACCGGGCCGGTGCCGCCCGAGCTGGCCGACCGGCAGCTGCTGGTCGAGCTGGTCAAGGGCGGGGACGTGCTCGCCCGCGAGCCGCTGGACGTCCCCCGGGACCGGCACATCGCCGCCCGCGCGAATCTCCCCCTGTCCGCGACCCAGCTCTCCCGGGGGGAACCGGTGATCCCGACGGAGTACGCCACCGGGCGCTCGGGCAGCTAG
- the clpS gene encoding ATP-dependent Clp protease adapter ClpS: MGHVTSPAPVEIERTESAEEVFAVPEPDVPWVTIVHNDPVNLMSYVTYVFQSYFGYTKDKATKLMLDVHHKGRAVVSSGSREEMERDVQAMHGYGLWATLQQDRK; the protein is encoded by the coding sequence ATGGGCCATGTGACGTCACCCGCGCCCGTAGAGATCGAACGCACCGAGTCGGCGGAGGAGGTCTTCGCCGTACCCGAGCCCGACGTCCCCTGGGTCACCATCGTGCACAACGACCCGGTCAACCTCATGAGCTACGTGACGTACGTCTTCCAGTCGTACTTCGGCTACACCAAGGACAAGGCCACCAAGCTCATGCTCGACGTCCACCACAAGGGCCGGGCGGTCGTCTCCAGCGGGAGCCGCGAGGAGATGGAGCGCGACGTGCAGGCGATGCACGGCTACGGTCTGTGGGCCACCCTGCAGCAGGACCGGAAGTAG
- a CDS encoding DUF2017 domain-containing protein: protein MPGHFEPLPGGGAAVALDDVEISIIRSLAVQLLELIGPGPGADAPEDPLAELFAEGPSEPPADPVLRRLFPDAYSDPEQAPGAPAEAEEQRAHSAEFRRYTENDLRAGKRENALAVIRALDALAPVGEGGAVLKLAPEESKLWLGALNDLRLAIGARLEITDEDDTDLLYRLPDEDARKPMVMAYLWLGGLQETLVTTLMP, encoded by the coding sequence ATGCCTGGACATTTCGAACCACTTCCCGGCGGCGGCGCGGCCGTCGCGCTCGACGACGTCGAGATCTCCATCATCCGGTCCCTGGCCGTCCAGCTCCTGGAGCTGATCGGTCCGGGCCCCGGCGCGGACGCCCCCGAGGACCCGCTCGCCGAGCTGTTCGCGGAAGGACCCAGCGAGCCGCCCGCCGACCCGGTGCTGCGAAGGCTCTTCCCGGACGCCTACAGCGACCCGGAGCAGGCCCCCGGCGCGCCCGCCGAGGCCGAGGAGCAGCGGGCCCACTCCGCCGAGTTCCGCCGCTACACCGAGAACGACCTGCGCGCCGGCAAGCGGGAGAACGCGCTCGCGGTGATCCGCGCGCTCGACGCGCTCGCACCGGTGGGCGAGGGCGGGGCGGTGCTGAAGCTGGCGCCCGAGGAGTCGAAGCTGTGGCTCGGCGCCCTGAACGACCTGCGGCTCGCGATCGGCGCCCGGCTGGAGATCACCGACGAGGACGACACCGATCTGCTCTACCGGCTCCCGGACGAGGACGCGCGCAAGCCGATGGTGATGGCCTATCTGTGGCTGGGCGGGCTCCAGGAGACCCTGGTGACCACCCTGATGCCGTAG
- a CDS encoding amino acid permease has product MTSAQVDQHRDGNDAVRDGEGGEGYQRGLGSRQIQMIAIGGAIGTGLFLGAGKGISKAGPSLILAYAVAGLVIFLIMRALGELLMYRPVSGSFSEYAREFIGPFAGFVTGWTYWLFWVVTGITEVTAAAAYMTYWFDIPQWVSALVFTVVLYGANLISVKLFGELEFWFSMVKVTAIIGMILICVGILTVGFSDAGKTASVSHLWNDGGFFPHGVGNTLMTLQMVMFAFLAVELVGVTAGESKDPKKVLPKAINTVPWRIAVFYVGALIMILSVVPWTEFHPGVSPFVAAFQKMGLSVGAGIVNFVVLTAALSSCNSGMYSTGRMLRDLALNSQGPKAFTKLTRSGTPLVGTTFSAALMLVGVWINYQWPGKAFDYVVSFATISGMWAWIVILVCQIRYRMKADRGELPQSEFRAPGAPFTSVAALMFIGMVIVLMGIDKDARVSLYCAPLWAAILGVSYWVLRRRNPEAAAFAKR; this is encoded by the coding sequence ATGACCTCAGCGCAGGTCGACCAGCATCGCGACGGCAATGACGCCGTGCGGGACGGCGAGGGCGGCGAGGGGTATCAGCGCGGGCTCGGGTCCCGGCAGATCCAGATGATCGCCATCGGCGGTGCCATCGGCACCGGCCTGTTCCTCGGCGCGGGCAAGGGCATTTCCAAGGCCGGCCCCAGCCTGATCCTGGCCTACGCGGTCGCGGGTCTCGTCATCTTCCTGATCATGCGGGCGCTCGGCGAGCTGCTGATGTACCGCCCGGTGTCGGGTTCGTTCTCGGAGTACGCGCGCGAGTTCATCGGCCCCTTCGCGGGCTTCGTCACCGGCTGGACGTACTGGCTGTTCTGGGTGGTCACCGGCATCACCGAGGTCACGGCCGCGGCCGCCTACATGACGTACTGGTTCGACATCCCGCAGTGGGTCTCGGCCCTGGTCTTCACGGTCGTGCTCTACGGCGCCAACCTGATCTCCGTGAAGCTCTTCGGTGAGCTGGAGTTCTGGTTCTCCATGGTCAAGGTCACCGCGATCATCGGCATGATCCTGATCTGCGTCGGCATCCTCACGGTCGGCTTCTCCGACGCGGGCAAGACCGCCTCGGTCAGCCACCTGTGGAACGACGGCGGCTTCTTCCCGCACGGCGTCGGCAACACCCTGATGACCCTGCAGATGGTCATGTTCGCCTTCCTCGCCGTGGAGCTGGTCGGTGTGACCGCGGGCGAGTCCAAGGACCCGAAGAAGGTGCTGCCGAAGGCGATCAACACCGTGCCGTGGCGCATCGCCGTCTTCTACGTCGGCGCGCTGATCATGATCCTGTCGGTCGTGCCGTGGACCGAGTTCCACCCGGGCGTGAGCCCCTTCGTGGCCGCCTTCCAGAAGATGGGCCTGTCCGTCGGCGCCGGCATCGTGAACTTCGTCGTCCTGACGGCCGCGCTGTCCTCCTGCAACTCGGGCATGTACTCGACCGGCCGCATGCTGCGTGACCTGGCCCTGAACAGCCAGGGGCCCAAGGCGTTCACCAAGCTGACGCGCAGCGGCACCCCGCTCGTCGGCACCACGTTCTCCGCCGCGCTGATGCTCGTCGGCGTCTGGATCAACTACCAGTGGCCGGGCAAGGCGTTCGACTACGTGGTCTCCTTCGCGACCATCTCCGGCATGTGGGCCTGGATCGTCATCCTGGTCTGCCAGATCCGCTACCGGATGAAGGCCGACCGGGGCGAGCTTCCGCAGAGCGAGTTCCGCGCGCCGGGCGCGCCGTTCACCAGCGTGGCCGCGCTCATGTTCATCGGCATGGTGATCGTGCTGATGGGCATCGACAAGGACGCCCGGGTCTCGCTGTACTGTGCTCCCCTGTGGGCCGCGATCCTCGGCGTCTCCTACTGGGTGCTGAGGCGCCGCAACCCCGAGGCCGCGGCCTTCGCCAAGCGCTAA
- a CDS encoding Mov34/MPN/PAD-1 family protein, with amino-acid sequence MLTITQALYDQIVAHARKDHPDEACGMVAGPVGAGRPERFIPMLNAARSPTFYEFDSQDLLKLYRELDDRDEEPVIIYHSHTATEAYPSRTDISYANEPGAHYVLVSTADTDGLGDFQFRSFRIVDGEVTEEEVKVVETY; translated from the coding sequence ATGCTGACCATCACCCAGGCCCTGTACGACCAGATCGTCGCCCACGCGCGTAAGGACCACCCCGACGAGGCGTGCGGCATGGTCGCCGGCCCGGTGGGCGCCGGCCGCCCCGAGCGGTTCATCCCGATGCTGAACGCGGCCCGCTCGCCCACCTTCTACGAGTTCGACTCGCAGGACCTGCTCAAGCTCTACCGCGAGCTGGACGACCGCGACGAGGAGCCGGTGATCATCTACCACTCCCACACCGCGACCGAGGCCTACCCCTCGCGCACCGACATCTCCTACGCCAACGAGCCCGGCGCGCACTACGTGCTCGTGTCCACCGCCGACACCGACGGCCTCGGCGACTTCCAGTTCCGCTCGTTCCGGATAGTGGACGGAGAGGTCACGGAGGAGGAGGTCAAGGTCGTGGAGACCTACTGA
- a CDS encoding MoaD/ThiS family protein: MAIEVRIPTILRTYTDGEKAVEGSGDTLADLFADLETRHSGIQARIVEDGKLRRFVNVYLNDEDVRFVNGIDTKLSDGDTVTILPAVAGGMR; this comes from the coding sequence ATGGCCATCGAGGTCCGCATCCCCACCATCCTCCGCACGTACACCGACGGTGAGAAGGCGGTGGAGGGCAGCGGTGACACCCTCGCCGACCTGTTCGCCGACCTCGAGACCCGGCACTCGGGCATCCAGGCCCGCATCGTGGAGGACGGCAAGCTGCGCCGGTTCGTCAACGTGTACCTGAACGACGAGGACGTCCGCTTCGTCAACGGCATCGACACCAAGCTGTCCGACGGTGACACCGTGACGATCCTGCCGGCGGTCGCCGGCGGCATGCGCTGA
- a CDS encoding PLP-dependent cysteine synthase family protein, producing MRYDSPLAAVGNTPLVRLPRLSPSPDVRIWAKLEDRNPTGSVKDRPALHMIEQAEKDGRLTPGCTILEPTSGNTGISLAMAAKLKGYRMVCVMPENTSQERRDLLGMWGAEIISSPAAGGSNTAVRVAKELSAEHPDWVMLYQYGNPDNAGAHYATTGPEILADLPSITHFVAGLGTTGTLMGVGRYLREHRPGIQIVAAEPRYDDLVYGLRNLDEGFVPELYDASVLTSRFSVGSADAVTRTRELLQQEGIFAGVSTGAALHAAIGVGRKAVKAGESADIVFVVADGGWKYLSTGVYTAATTEEAIETLQGQLWA from the coding sequence ATGCGCTACGACTCCCCGCTGGCCGCGGTGGGCAACACCCCCCTGGTGCGCCTGCCGCGGCTCTCGCCGTCCCCCGACGTCCGCATCTGGGCCAAGCTGGAGGACCGCAACCCCACCGGCTCGGTCAAGGACCGCCCGGCCCTGCACATGATCGAGCAGGCGGAGAAGGACGGCCGGCTCACCCCGGGCTGCACGATCCTCGAGCCGACCTCCGGCAACACCGGTATCTCCCTCGCCATGGCGGCCAAGCTCAAGGGCTACCGCATGGTGTGCGTGATGCCGGAGAACACCTCGCAGGAGCGCCGGGACCTGCTCGGCATGTGGGGCGCGGAGATCATCTCCTCGCCGGCCGCGGGCGGCTCCAACACCGCCGTGCGCGTGGCCAAGGAGCTGTCCGCCGAGCACCCCGACTGGGTGATGCTCTACCAGTACGGCAACCCGGACAACGCCGGCGCCCACTACGCGACCACGGGCCCGGAGATCCTCGCCGACCTCCCCTCGATCACCCACTTCGTGGCGGGCCTCGGCACCACCGGCACCCTGATGGGCGTCGGCCGCTATCTGCGCGAGCACCGGCCGGGCATCCAGATCGTCGCCGCCGAACCGCGCTACGACGACCTGGTGTACGGCCTGCGCAACCTCGACGAGGGCTTCGTACCGGAGCTGTACGACGCCTCCGTGCTGACCTCCCGCTTCTCGGTCGGCTCGGCCGACGCGGTCACCCGCACCCGTGAACTCCTCCAGCAGGAGGGCATCTTCGCGGGCGTCTCCACCGGCGCCGCCCTGCACGCGGCGATCGGCGTGGGCAGGAAGGCGGTCAAGGCGGGGGAGTCCGCCGACATCGTCTTCGTCGTCGCCGACGGCGGCTGGAAGTACCTGTCCACCGGTGTCTACACGGCGGCCACCACCGAGGAGGCCATCGAGACGCTGCAGGGCCAGCTCTGGGCCTGA
- a CDS encoding putative Ig domain-containing protein, which translates to MRESRPSSRRRSLRRLVAVAFPALALTVAGLAAAPTAGAAQAAAAPAPHTSKVTQNSKALTDPKRQTFHTTGKAGQKVPTQHLCATAEPGHASCFAQRRTDIKQRLASALAAATPSGLSPANLHSAYNLPTSAGSGMTVGIVDAYNDPNAESDLATYRSTYGLSACTKANGCFKQVSQTGSTTSLPTNDSGWAGEEMLDIDMVSAVCPNCSIVLVEANSATDSDLGIAENEAVSLGAKFVSNSWGGSESSAQTSEDSQYFKHPGVAITVSAGDSGYGAEYPATSQYVTAVGGTALTTASNSRGWSESVWNTSSTEGTGSGCSAYDPKPSWQTDTGCSTRMEADVSAVADPATGVAVYDTYGGSGWAVYGGTSASSPIIASVYALAGTPGASDYPAKYPYSHTSNLYDVTSGSNGSCSTSYFCTARTGYDGPTGWGTPNGTAAFTSGGGSGGNTVTVTNPGSQSTATGSSASLQISASDSGGASLTYSATGLPTGLSINSSTGLISGTASTAGTYQVTVTAKDSTGASGSTSFTWTVGSSGGGCTSSQLLSNPGFESGSTGWTATSGVITNDTGEAAHGGSYYAWLDGYGSSHTDTLSQSVTIPAGCKATLTFYLHIDTAETGSTAYDKLTVTAGSTTLATYSNVNANSGYAQKTFDLSSLAGQTVTLKFNGVEDSSLQTSFVVDDTALTTS; encoded by the coding sequence ATGCGTGAGTCACGCCCGAGCAGTCGGAGACGGAGTCTTCGAAGACTCGTCGCCGTCGCCTTCCCCGCCCTCGCCCTCACCGTCGCCGGGCTCGCCGCGGCACCCACGGCAGGGGCGGCCCAGGCGGCAGCCGCGCCCGCGCCCCACACCTCCAAGGTGACGCAGAACTCCAAGGCGCTGACCGACCCGAAGCGGCAGACGTTCCACACCACCGGCAAGGCCGGCCAGAAGGTGCCGACCCAGCACCTGTGCGCCACCGCCGAGCCGGGCCACGCGTCCTGCTTCGCCCAGCGCCGTACCGACATCAAGCAGCGCCTCGCCTCGGCGCTCGCCGCCGCGACGCCCTCCGGCCTGTCGCCGGCGAACCTGCACAGCGCCTACAACCTGCCCACGTCGGCCGGTTCCGGGATGACCGTCGGCATCGTCGACGCCTACAACGACCCCAACGCCGAGTCGGACCTGGCCACCTACCGCTCCACCTACGGCCTGTCCGCCTGCACCAAGGCCAACGGCTGCTTCAAGCAGGTCAGCCAGACTGGTTCCACCACCTCGCTGCCGACCAACGACAGCGGCTGGGCCGGCGAAGAGATGCTCGACATCGACATGGTCAGCGCGGTCTGCCCGAACTGCAGCATCGTCCTGGTCGAGGCCAACTCCGCCACCGACTCCGACCTCGGCATCGCCGAGAACGAGGCGGTCTCGCTCGGCGCCAAGTTCGTGTCCAACAGCTGGGGCGGCTCCGAGTCCTCCGCCCAGACCAGCGAGGACTCCCAGTACTTCAAGCACCCGGGCGTCGCGATCACCGTCTCCGCGGGCGACTCCGGCTACGGCGCCGAGTACCCGGCGACCTCCCAGTACGTGACCGCCGTCGGCGGCACCGCGCTCACCACCGCCTCCAACTCCCGTGGCTGGAGCGAGTCGGTGTGGAACACCAGCTCCACCGAGGGCACGGGCTCCGGCTGCTCGGCGTACGACCCGAAGCCGAGCTGGCAGACCGACACCGGCTGCTCCACCCGCATGGAGGCCGACGTCTCCGCGGTCGCCGACCCGGCCACCGGCGTCGCGGTCTACGACACCTACGGCGGCTCCGGCTGGGCGGTCTACGGCGGCACCAGCGCCTCCTCGCCGATCATCGCCTCGGTCTACGCCCTCGCGGGCACCCCGGGCGCGAGCGACTACCCGGCGAAGTACCCCTACTCCCACACGAGCAACCTGTACGACGTGACCAGCGGCTCCAACGGCTCCTGCTCCACCTCGTACTTCTGCACCGCCAGGACCGGCTACGACGGCCCGACCGGCTGGGGCACCCCGAACGGCACCGCCGCCTTCACCTCCGGTGGCGGCAGCGGCGGCAACACGGTGACGGTCACCAACCCCGGCAGCCAGTCCACCGCCACGGGCAGCTCGGCCAGCCTCCAGATCAGCGCCTCGGACAGCGGCGGCGCCTCGCTCACCTACAGCGCCACCGGCCTGCCGACCGGCCTGTCGATCAACAGCTCCACCGGCCTGATCTCCGGCACGGCGTCCACCGCGGGCACCTACCAGGTCACGGTCACCGCGAAGGACTCCACCGGCGCCTCCGGCTCGACCTCCTTCACCTGGACGGTCGGCTCCTCCGGCGGCGGCTGCACCTCGTCCCAGCTGCTGTCGAACCCGGGCTTCGAGTCGGGCAGCACCGGCTGGACCGCGACCAGCGGCGTCATCACCAACGACACCGGTGAAGCGGCCCACGGCGGCTCGTACTACGCCTGGCTCGACGGCTACGGCTCCTCGCACACCGACACCCTGTCCCAGTCGGTGACGATCCCGGCCGGCTGCAAGGCCACGCTCACCTTCTACCTGCACATCGACACCGCCGAGACCGGCAGCACCGCGTACGACAAGCTGACGGTCACCGCCGGTTCGACGACCCTGGCGACGTACTCGAACGTCAACGCCAACTCGGGTTACGCGCAGAAGACCTTCGACCTGTCCTCGCTGGCGGGCCAGACGGTCACCCTGAAGTTCAACGGCGTGGAGGACTCCTCGCTGCAGACCAGCTTCGTCGTGGACGACACCGCCCTGACGACCAGCTGA
- a CDS encoding type II toxin-antitoxin system PemK/MazF family toxin, protein MDTSWWLALAAVVLLALVATLIDGWGRGRRPGGRRLRPPGRAGTRARAVRPAPGDIWWADVPYEDRPEVRDRPCLVLAVRGNRATVAKITSKYHDERSGVIPLPPGAVGDARGRPSFLETDELREVPVGDFRRRVGVVDPVLWDQVRHLAG, encoded by the coding sequence ATGGACACGTCATGGTGGCTGGCGCTCGCGGCGGTGGTCCTGCTCGCGCTGGTCGCCACGCTCATCGACGGCTGGGGGCGCGGCCGCCGGCCCGGTGGGCGGCGCCTTCGGCCGCCGGGCCGCGCGGGCACGCGCGCGCGTGCCGTCCGGCCGGCCCCGGGCGACATCTGGTGGGCGGACGTCCCCTACGAGGACCGTCCCGAGGTCAGGGACCGACCCTGTCTGGTGCTGGCGGTGCGCGGGAACCGGGCCACGGTCGCGAAGATCACCAGCAAGTACCACGACGAACGGTCCGGGGTGATCCCGCTGCCCCCGGGCGCGGTCGGCGACGCCCGGGGCAGGCCCAGCTTCCTGGAGACCGACGAACTGCGCGAAGTGCCGGTCGGCGACTTCCGGCGCCGGGTCGGAGTGGTCGACCCGGTCCTGTGGGACCAGGTACGGCACCTGGCGGGCTGA
- a CDS encoding MBL fold metallo-hydrolase, translating into MKLTVVGCSGSFPSAESACSSYLLEADGFRLLLDMGNGALGELQRHCGLYDLDAIFLSHLHADHCIDMLAYFVARYYRHDGGRCDPIPVYGPEGTEQRLTTAYDDVPSASSMSEVFDFHTVKPSTFDIGPFTVHTERVRHPVEAYGIRVEHAGRTLTYSGDTGVTEALDELARDADLFLCEAAFTHGKEDIPDLHLNGREAGETAARAGARRLVLTHVPPWTDPQVNLRDAREVFGGPVELAAPRTTYEI; encoded by the coding sequence ATGAAGCTCACCGTCGTCGGCTGCTCGGGGTCGTTCCCGTCCGCGGAATCGGCCTGCTCGAGCTACCTCCTCGAGGCCGACGGCTTCCGGCTGCTTCTCGACATGGGCAACGGCGCCCTGGGCGAGCTGCAGCGCCACTGCGGTCTCTACGACCTCGACGCGATCTTCCTCAGCCATCTGCACGCCGACCACTGCATCGACATGCTCGCGTACTTCGTCGCGCGGTACTACCGCCACGACGGCGGCCGCTGCGACCCGATCCCGGTCTACGGCCCCGAGGGCACCGAACAGCGCCTGACCACGGCGTACGACGACGTCCCGTCGGCCTCCTCGATGAGCGAGGTATTCGACTTCCACACGGTCAAGCCCTCCACGTTCGACATCGGCCCGTTCACGGTGCACACCGAGCGGGTCCGCCACCCCGTGGAGGCGTACGGCATCCGTGTCGAGCACGCCGGGCGGACCCTGACGTACTCGGGCGACACGGGCGTCACCGAGGCCCTGGACGAGCTGGCCCGGGACGCCGACCTGTTCCTGTGCGAGGCCGCGTTCACGCACGGCAAGGAGGACATCCCCGACCTCCACCTCAACGGCCGTGAGGCGGGCGAGACGGCCGCGCGGGCCGGCGCGCGGCGCCTGGTCCTCACCCATGTCCCGCCGTGGACCGACCCGCAGGTCAACCTCCGTGACGCACGCGAGGTGTTCGGCGGCCCGGTGGAACTGGCCGCTCCGCGGACGACGTACGAGATCTGA
- a CDS encoding PTS transporter subunit EIIC has translation MTTATATAAPAKKRGSGVFQGLQKVGRSLQLPIAVLPAAGILLRLGQQDVHDKLHLPDKVTAVFATAGGAIFDNLPMLFCIGVAIGFAKKSDGSTALAALVGFLVYSNVLKAFPLTQQHIESGKIVEATYNNPGVLGGILMGLFAAVLWQRYHRKKLVDWLGFFNGRRLVPIIMAFVGTLMGVFFGLIWKPVGEGISHAGEWITGLGAVGAGLFGLVNRALIPVGMHQFVNTVSWFQIGDFKNSAGQIVHGDLNRFFAGDPHAGMFMSGFFPIMMFGLPAAAIAIAHSARPERRKAVLGMMISLALTSFVTGVTEPIEFAFMFIAPALYAIHAVLTALSMAITWALGVHAGFTFSAGFIDYVLNWNLATKPWLIIPIGLVFAAVYYAVFRFAIARFNLPTPGREPEEEIEDLTKA, from the coding sequence ATGACCACCGCCACCGCCACGGCGGCCCCCGCGAAGAAGCGGGGATCCGGCGTGTTCCAGGGCCTGCAGAAGGTCGGCCGCAGCCTGCAGCTCCCGATCGCCGTACTGCCGGCGGCGGGCATCCTGCTGCGTCTCGGACAGCAGGACGTCCATGACAAGCTGCACCTGCCCGACAAGGTTACGGCGGTGTTCGCCACGGCCGGTGGTGCGATCTTCGACAACCTCCCGATGCTGTTCTGCATCGGTGTCGCGATCGGCTTCGCCAAGAAGTCCGACGGCTCGACGGCGCTCGCCGCCCTGGTCGGCTTCCTGGTCTACAGCAACGTGCTGAAGGCGTTCCCGCTGACCCAGCAGCACATCGAGAGCGGCAAGATAGTCGAGGCCACCTACAACAACCCCGGTGTGCTCGGCGGCATCCTGATGGGTCTGTTCGCCGCCGTGCTGTGGCAGCGCTACCACCGCAAGAAGCTCGTGGACTGGCTCGGCTTCTTCAACGGCCGCCGGCTGGTGCCGATCATCATGGCCTTCGTCGGCACGCTCATGGGTGTCTTCTTCGGTCTGATCTGGAAGCCCGTCGGTGAGGGCATCTCCCACGCCGGTGAGTGGATCACCGGTCTCGGCGCGGTGGGCGCGGGTCTGTTCGGTCTGGTCAACCGCGCGCTGATCCCGGTCGGCATGCACCAGTTCGTGAACACCGTCTCCTGGTTCCAGATCGGTGACTTCAAGAACTCCGCCGGCCAGATCGTCCACGGTGACCTCAACCGCTTCTTCGCCGGTGACCCGCACGCGGGTATGTTCATGTCCGGCTTCTTCCCGATCATGATGTTCGGTCTGCCGGCCGCCGCGATCGCCATCGCCCACTCGGCCCGCCCGGAGCGGCGCAAGGCCGTCCTCGGCATGATGATCTCCCTCGCCCTGACGTCCTTCGTCACCGGTGTCACCGAGCCCATCGAGTTCGCGTTCATGTTCATCGCGCCGGCGCTGTACGCGATCCACGCGGTGCTGACGGCCCTGTCCATGGCGATCACCTGGGCGCTCGGTGTGCACGCGGGCTTCACCTTCTCCGCGGGCTTCATCGACTACGTGCTCAACTGGAACCTGGCCACCAAGCCCTGGCTCATCATCCCCATCGGCCTGGTCTTCGCGGCCGTCTACTACGCGGTCTTCCGCTTCGCGATCGCCAGGTTCAACCTCCCCACCCCGGGCCGTGAGCCCGAGGAGGAGATCGAGGACCTCACGAAGGCGTGA